From a single Bacteroidia bacterium genomic region:
- a CDS encoding GMC family oxidoreductase, translating into MPDTLNINVKAKKDHTYDAIVIGSGISGGWAAKELCEKGLKTLVLERGRNVEHIKDYPTANKEVWEFPYRLQTFGQGRRSEADAHFFVQREEHPYIEAKPFSWTRGYQVGGKSLMWARMVQRWSNLDFEANAKDGNGVDWPIRYEDIAPWYSHVEKFIGVSGSKENLPQLPDGEFLPAMELNCLEKHIKSQVETAFPGRKLIMSRQANLTQPHNGRGQCMYRNRCSRGCPYGGYFSSNSSTLPAAIATGNLTVRPFSVVHSIIYDEATQKASGVRVIDSETMESVEFFAKIIFVNASTLNTTLILLNSISARFPNGIGNDSGVLGHYLMDHNYRGKLSASYDGMLDKYYFGRRPAAGYIPRYRNFANDKQDSYLRGYAYSIGASRGRGNLTENDPKIGAMFKEKLTEVGPWSIWMTGMGEHLPHYDNYVKLSADQTDKWGIPQLEISCEYRENEENMLKAILDDGADMLEAAGMKDIVKTDTKGAPGRGIHEMGTARMGKDPKTSILNGFNQMHAVKNVFVSDGASMTSSACQNPSITYMALTARAVDYAVKELNKQNI; encoded by the coding sequence ATGCCCGACACCCTGAACATCAACGTCAAGGCGAAAAAAGACCACACTTATGACGCCATCGTCATAGGTTCCGGCATCAGCGGCGGCTGGGCCGCCAAAGAGCTTTGCGAAAAAGGCCTCAAGACCCTCGTTCTGGAACGAGGCCGAAACGTCGAACACATCAAAGACTACCCCACCGCCAACAAAGAAGTCTGGGAATTTCCCTACCGCCTCCAAACTTTCGGGCAGGGACGCCGGTCTGAAGCCGATGCTCACTTTTTTGTGCAGCGGGAAGAACATCCCTACATCGAAGCGAAACCATTCAGCTGGACCCGAGGATATCAGGTCGGCGGCAAGTCACTGATGTGGGCACGGATGGTGCAGCGATGGAGCAACCTCGATTTTGAAGCCAATGCCAAAGATGGCAATGGTGTGGACTGGCCCATCCGGTATGAAGATATTGCTCCCTGGTATTCGCATGTGGAAAAGTTTATCGGGGTAAGTGGAAGCAAAGAAAATCTGCCCCAACTCCCCGACGGAGAGTTTTTGCCCGCCATGGAGCTCAACTGTCTGGAAAAACATATTAAATCGCAGGTAGAGACCGCATTTCCCGGAAGAAAACTTATCATGTCCCGCCAGGCAAACCTTACCCAGCCCCACAACGGGCGGGGACAATGTATGTACAGAAACCGCTGCTCCCGTGGGTGCCCTTACGGCGGGTATTTCAGCAGCAACTCTTCCACTCTGCCGGCAGCTATAGCTACGGGAAATCTGACGGTAAGGCCTTTTTCCGTCGTGCATTCCATCATCTACGATGAGGCGACACAAAAGGCCTCCGGGGTCAGAGTCATCGACAGCGAAACGATGGAATCGGTGGAGTTTTTTGCGAAAATTATCTTTGTCAATGCCAGTACGCTGAACACTACGCTTATTCTGCTCAATTCAATCTCCGCCCGCTTTCCCAACGGAATCGGCAATGACAGCGGCGTATTGGGCCATTATCTCATGGATCACAACTACCGGGGTAAACTCAGCGCGTCTTATGATGGAATGTTGGACAAATACTACTTTGGCCGAAGACCTGCGGCGGGTTATATTCCCCGATACCGCAATTTTGCCAATGACAAACAGGACAGCTATCTGCGTGGTTATGCCTATTCCATTGGCGCTTCCCGAGGCCGGGGAAACCTCACCGAAAATGATCCCAAAATCGGGGCGATGTTTAAGGAAAAACTGACGGAAGTGGGGCCATGGAGTATATGGATGACCGGAATGGGCGAACATCTACCCCACTACGACAACTACGTAAAACTCAGTGCAGACCAGACCGACAAATGGGGAATTCCGCAACTAGAGATTTCGTGCGAATACAGGGAGAATGAAGAAAACATGCTGAAAGCCATTCTGGACGATGGTGCAGATATGCTCGAAGCTGCAGGAATGAAGGATATTGTAAAAACCGATACGAAAGGCGCACCGGGAAGAGGTATTCATGAAATGGGAACCGCTCGTATGGGGAAAGATCCAAAAACCTCCATTCTCAACGGATTTAACCAGATGCATGCAGTAAAAAATGTGTTTGTCTCCGACGGAGCCAGCATGACTTCCTCCGCCTGCCAGAACCCGTCCATCACCTATATGGCCCTCACTGCACGGGCGGTAGACTATGCAGTAAAAGAATTAAACAAACAAAATATCTGA
- a CDS encoding ElyC/SanA/YdcF family protein, with amino-acid sequence MSDITDMKNTRKKRFLRKSSLALLVLSAGIAVVLICNTIVVRSTSGKLFGLAENTPKHKVGLLLGTSKYVKNGQINLYYRYRIEAARKLYEEGKIEYILVSGDNGTIQYNEPRTFRKDLVAAGIPEDRIILDFAGFRTLDSIVRAQKVFGQNELIIISQAFHNQRAVYIAQSKGIEAVGFNAQDVTLGYGFKVQFRELLARTMMMFDLYLINRQPKFLGEQIVIG; translated from the coding sequence GTGTCTGATATCACCGACATGAAGAATACCCGGAAAAAGCGATTTCTTAGAAAATCATCCCTTGCTCTTCTGGTTCTTTCAGCCGGTATTGCAGTTGTTCTGATCTGTAACACCATTGTTGTCCGGAGCACCTCCGGAAAACTTTTTGGCTTAGCCGAAAACACTCCCAAACATAAAGTGGGGCTGCTGCTTGGTACCAGTAAATACGTCAAAAACGGCCAGATTAACCTTTATTACCGTTATCGCATTGAGGCGGCGAGAAAGTTGTACGAGGAAGGAAAAATCGAATATATCCTTGTCAGTGGCGACAATGGTACGATTCAGTACAACGAACCCCGTACCTTTCGAAAGGATCTGGTTGCAGCGGGAATACCCGAAGACCGGATTATTCTGGATTTTGCCGGATTCCGCACGCTGGACTCTATCGTCAGGGCGCAGAAAGTATTCGGGCAGAATGAACTGATCATTATCTCCCAGGCGTTTCACAACCAACGGGCCGTTTATATAGCCCAAAGCAAAGGCATCGAAGCCGTAGGGTTTAATGCACAGGATGTAACGTTGGGATACGGGTTTAAAGTTCAGTTCCGCGAACTACTGGCCCGCACGATGATGATGTTTGATCTCTATCTGATCAACCGCCAGCCAAAGTTTCTGGGCGAGCAAATAGTGATTGGGTAG
- a CDS encoding gluconate 2-dehydrogenase subunit 3 family protein has product MNRREAISTVALIMGGTVIGAQAFLSGCMPGEPAYQGLLTPNDYERLMDELAETILPTTETSPGAKAAKTGRFMNVVVTECYDEKQQKIFMDGILKLEETSSSLFGKSFLKITPEQRHELLLRLEAENKDYDSKKGPDDPEAHYYKMMKQLSLLGFLTSEIGSTQAMRYSAVPGRFDPCIPYAPGEKAFSG; this is encoded by the coding sequence ATGAACAGACGAGAAGCCATATCTACCGTAGCCCTCATCATGGGTGGAACTGTCATCGGCGCACAGGCATTCCTTTCAGGATGTATGCCAGGCGAACCCGCTTATCAGGGACTCCTTACGCCCAATGATTATGAGCGGTTGATGGACGAACTGGCGGAGACCATTTTGCCCACAACAGAAACCTCTCCCGGCGCTAAGGCAGCGAAAACCGGCAGATTTATGAATGTCGTTGTAACTGAGTGTTATGATGAGAAACAGCAAAAGATTTTTATGGATGGTATCCTTAAGCTGGAGGAAACGTCCAGCAGTCTTTTTGGAAAAAGTTTCTTAAAAATCACCCCGGAACAAAGGCATGAATTATTGCTACGCCTGGAAGCGGAAAATAAAGACTACGACAGCAAAAAAGGACCGGACGACCCGGAAGCTCACTATTACAAAATGATGAAACAGCTTTCCCTCCTGGGATTTCTGACTTCGGAAATTGGCTCTACCCAGGCCATGCGGTATTCGGCAGTGCCGGGGCGGTTTGATCCGTGCATTCCTTATGCGCCGGGAGAGAAAGCTTTTTCGGGGTAA
- the dnaG gene encoding DNA primase, producing the protein MARIPQHIVDQIYNAMDIVDIVSDYVPLKKRGANYWARSPFNNEKTPSFAVNPVKGIYKDFSSGKGGNAINFLMEMEGYEYVDALKHVARKYNIEIEEEEETEEAKVERDKRQSLFVVNEFASRYFYEQLTESPKGRQIGLSYFKERGILDATIEEFQLGYCLDEWEAFSKAAVEKFYKEEYLIELGLVSRSEKTGNLIDRFRGRVIFPIANPVGKIVGFGGRILGKAQDIAKYINSPESEIYHKGQILYGLFQAKKTIRDLDLCILTEGYMDTVILHQNGIKNVVASSGTALTPEQIRLIRRFTKNVLMIYDGDAAGVKAALRGIDLLLKEGMNARVLVLPDNHDPDSYVNTFGAKAFTDFAEKEALSFLDFKIRVLSEGKPKNDPRHQAELIKSLAETVGHIPDMVERQMYIKHVAQQVDITEALMTHAVEDARRETSKLESRERRREESVTPPEENRAPVKDLKGFEQLPLASQEKELLRVIVNYYDKHFSTYEGPRETPDGTPIEVEEFPLLDYLIAELEGLTFENQTYEELKNQIFTEYTEMGSVNIQRYLNHDDDALRKTVSDLMISPYEISPGWKKHGAFVIDLDDDIRKTVEGPVYHYKYRKVERLLTECKDQLKAAEAEGNAAESDRLLEVYMYFLDMRKTIHKKIGTEGAIRSGDGRL; encoded by the coding sequence ATGGCACGTATCCCCCAACATATCGTAGATCAGATCTATAATGCCATGGACATCGTGGACATCGTATCTGACTATGTCCCGCTGAAAAAGCGGGGGGCAAACTATTGGGCACGCTCTCCATTCAACAATGAAAAAACGCCTTCTTTTGCGGTGAACCCGGTCAAGGGAATTTACAAGGATTTTAGTTCGGGGAAAGGTGGAAATGCCATCAATTTTCTCATGGAAATGGAGGGTTACGAATATGTCGACGCCTTAAAACACGTAGCCAGAAAGTATAATATCGAAATTGAGGAGGAAGAAGAAACTGAAGAAGCGAAGGTAGAGCGGGACAAAAGACAGAGTTTGTTTGTCGTCAATGAGTTTGCTTCCAGGTATTTTTATGAGCAACTCACCGAATCTCCCAAAGGCAGACAGATCGGCCTTTCCTATTTTAAAGAGCGGGGCATTCTGGATGCCACCATTGAAGAATTTCAGCTGGGGTATTGTCTCGACGAATGGGAGGCATTCTCCAAAGCAGCAGTTGAAAAATTTTATAAAGAAGAATATCTGATTGAATTGGGGCTGGTCAGTCGTTCGGAGAAAACCGGCAATCTCATCGATCGGTTTCGGGGCAGGGTGATTTTTCCGATTGCCAATCCTGTCGGGAAAATTGTAGGATTTGGCGGACGAATTTTGGGCAAAGCGCAGGATATCGCCAAATATATCAATTCGCCCGAATCAGAAATTTACCACAAAGGCCAGATACTCTACGGGCTTTTTCAGGCAAAAAAAACGATCCGCGACCTGGATTTGTGTATTCTGACCGAAGGGTATATGGATACCGTCATTCTTCATCAGAACGGCATCAAAAACGTGGTGGCATCGAGCGGAACAGCACTGACGCCGGAGCAAATCAGACTGATTCGCCGCTTCACCAAAAATGTGCTGATGATCTACGACGGAGACGCAGCGGGAGTGAAGGCAGCGTTACGGGGAATTGATCTGCTGCTCAAAGAAGGCATGAATGCCCGGGTGCTCGTATTGCCAGACAATCACGACCCCGACTCCTATGTCAATACATTTGGGGCAAAAGCATTTACCGATTTTGCAGAAAAAGAAGCGCTCTCCTTTCTCGACTTCAAAATAAGGGTACTTTCCGAAGGCAAACCCAAAAATGATCCGAGGCATCAGGCCGAACTGATCAAATCACTGGCCGAAACCGTCGGGCATATTCCCGATATGGTCGAGCGGCAAATGTACATCAAACATGTAGCCCAGCAGGTGGACATCACAGAAGCCCTGATGACTCATGCAGTCGAAGATGCCCGGCGGGAAACCAGTAAGCTCGAATCACGCGAAAGACGCAGAGAAGAAAGTGTAACTCCACCTGAAGAAAATCGTGCACCAGTCAAAGACCTCAAAGGATTTGAACAACTCCCGCTTGCCAGCCAGGAAAAAGAACTGCTCCGGGTGATTGTGAATTATTACGACAAACATTTTTCTACTTACGAAGGACCGAGAGAAACTCCGGATGGAACGCCGATAGAAGTTGAAGAGTTTCCACTGCTTGATTATCTTATCGCAGAACTCGAAGGGCTGACCTTTGAAAACCAGACGTATGAAGAGCTGAAAAACCAGATATTCACCGAATATACAGAAATGGGCAGCGTCAATATTCAGCGATATCTCAACCATGACGATGATGCCCTTCGGAAAACCGTTTCAGACCTGATGATTTCCCCCTATGAAATCAGTCCGGGCTGGAAAAAACACGGAGCATTTGTCATTGATCTGGATGACGATATCAGGAAAACAGTCGAAGGGCCCGTTTACCATTATAAATACCGAAAAGTAGAGCGGCTGCTGACAGAATGTAAAGACCAGCTCAAAGCCGCTGAAGCTGAAGGAAATGCAGCGGAGTCCGACCGGCTGCTGGAAGTTTATATGTATTTTCTGGATATGAGAAAAACCATTCACAAAAAAATCGGGACTGAAGGAGCAATTCGCAGCGGTGACGGGAGATTGTGA
- a CDS encoding VanZ family protein — translation MIQSSKTQSLLFYWLPVLVWMSIIFTLSNQTKDESHGLSDLFLAIFHFLGLDPVKMQAWGIPHLIRKAAHVTEYAILYLLVHRLVYFYSPQSASLLWALVICVAYAASDEYHQTFVEGRGAQVSDVGVDSIGMLLALLWRWKKYGRREKEGKNT, via the coding sequence ATGATTCAATCCTCCAAAACCCAATCTCTGCTTTTCTACTGGCTCCCTGTGCTTGTATGGATGTCGATAATTTTTACCCTGTCCAATCAGACGAAAGATGAATCGCACGGGCTGAGCGACCTGTTTTTGGCGATTTTTCATTTCCTGGGATTGGATCCTGTCAAAATGCAGGCATGGGGCATACCGCATCTGATTCGTAAAGCTGCGCATGTCACGGAGTATGCTATTTTATACCTTCTGGTTCACCGGCTGGTGTATTTCTATTCCCCCCAATCAGCCTCTCTGCTTTGGGCGCTGGTCATTTGTGTTGCCTATGCAGCGTCTGACGAATATCACCAGACTTTTGTCGAAGGCCGGGGTGCACAGGTATCGGATGTGGGGGTTGACTCCATCGGAATGCTTCTGGCATTATTGTGGCGATGGAAAAAGTATGGAAGGAGAGAAAAAGAAGGAAAAAATACCTAA
- a CDS encoding mannonate dehydratase, with product MPRSRRNFLKKSASLAALSTVAPASFAIHPPRPKPIKEDFMQLCMSYFFGFEENKMAYSRQMGVTGAVTSANPTMAGLPGKKPWDLEVLTAIRDRFAKEGLQFRVLEGPPSLDKTKLGLPGRDEEIANFITFIQNLSKVGVDTICYNWMPVISWHRTDNERKGRGDALMTAFDYETVKDQPLTEYGEFSHETMWKNLEYFLKAVVPEAEKNGVKLAMHPDDPPVSKIRGISRILTSVDAFKRLIDLYPSPSNGITFCQGTFATMGEDIPAAIRYFGKREKIFFVHFRDVQGDPANFTECFHDNGKTDMYEAMKAYIEVGFKGPIRPDHVPTMANDSNAHPGYSVLGKLFAVGYIRGLMEAAAKES from the coding sequence ATGCCTCGTTCCCGCAGAAATTTTCTTAAAAAAAGTGCTTCGCTGGCGGCATTATCGACGGTTGCGCCTGCTTCGTTTGCCATTCATCCACCCCGACCCAAACCGATCAAAGAAGACTTCATGCAGCTCTGTATGTCTTACTTTTTTGGTTTTGAAGAAAACAAAATGGCTTACTCCCGCCAGATGGGGGTAACGGGTGCGGTAACTTCTGCTAATCCCACTATGGCTGGACTTCCTGGCAAAAAACCCTGGGATCTCGAAGTACTGACAGCCATCCGCGACCGGTTTGCCAAAGAAGGTCTTCAGTTTCGTGTACTGGAAGGTCCGCCTTCGCTCGACAAAACCAAACTGGGGCTGCCTGGCAGAGATGAGGAGATCGCCAATTTTATCACATTTATCCAAAACCTCTCAAAAGTGGGGGTGGATACCATTTGCTACAACTGGATGCCTGTGATCAGCTGGCACCGCACTGACAATGAGCGCAAAGGCCGCGGCGATGCCCTGATGACGGCTTTTGATTACGAAACGGTAAAGGATCAGCCATTGACCGAATATGGCGAATTTTCTCACGAGACCATGTGGAAAAACCTTGAGTATTTTCTCAAAGCAGTCGTGCCGGAAGCCGAAAAAAATGGTGTCAAACTGGCCATGCACCCCGACGATCCTCCAGTGAGTAAAATAAGGGGGATATCGCGGATTCTGACTTCTGTCGATGCTTTCAAACGGTTGATCGATCTGTACCCCAGCCCCAGCAATGGCATCACTTTTTGCCAGGGTACATTTGCGACTATGGGAGAAGACATTCCTGCCGCCATTCGGTATTTTGGGAAAAGAGAGAAGATATTTTTTGTACATTTCCGCGACGTTCAGGGCGATCCGGCGAATTTTACGGAATGTTTTCACGACAATGGAAAAACGGATATGTACGAGGCAATGAAAGCATATATTGAGGTGGGTTTTAAAGGCCCCATCCGCCCTGACCATGTACCTACGATGGCCAATGACAGCAATGCGCATCCCGGTTACAGTGTACTTGGCAAACTATTTGCCGTTGGCTACATCCGGGGGCTGATGGAAGCTGCCGCTAAAGAATCCTGA
- the odhB gene encoding 2-oxoglutarate dehydrogenase complex dihydrolipoyllysine-residue succinyltransferase yields the protein MSIEVKVPSPGESITEVEIESWLVENGAFVEMDDELAEINSDKATLTVNAESSGTIEILKEAGSTVAVGEVIARINPSGDAPAPKKETAAEPVKEQAASKEPVAENSYAKGVPSVSAEKMMNEKGIDPKQVDGTGRDGRITKADVVNLKNTPQVQKTEKPAAKEEPKKDSRPIPAMPIVGNGGGRNERREKMSSLRRKIAERLVSVKNETAMLTTFNEVDLYELMEIRKKYKDKFKEVHGVGLGFMSFFTKAVTMALMEFPAVNAQIDGQELVFHDYADVGIAVSTERGLVVPIIRDAHLMSLVQIEQAVLHYALKARENKISIEDMTGGTFTITNGGVFGSMLSTPILNPPQAAILGMHNIVERPVAINGQVVIRPIMYVALSYDHRLIDGKEAVSFLFRVKERLEDPSRMLLGV from the coding sequence ATGAGCATAGAAGTAAAAGTCCCCAGTCCGGGCGAATCGATTACAGAAGTAGAAATTGAAAGCTGGCTGGTAGAAAACGGCGCTTTCGTCGAAATGGATGACGAACTCGCCGAGATCAACTCCGATAAAGCTACGCTTACCGTCAATGCCGAAAGCTCCGGCACGATCGAAATCCTCAAAGAGGCTGGTTCCACCGTCGCCGTAGGCGAGGTCATCGCAAGGATTAATCCTTCCGGTGATGCGCCCGCACCCAAAAAGGAAACCGCCGCTGAGCCGGTCAAAGAGCAGGCTGCCTCCAAAGAACCTGTCGCTGAAAATTCTTATGCAAAGGGAGTCCCTTCAGTTTCGGCAGAAAAAATGATGAACGAAAAGGGGATTGACCCTAAGCAGGTAGACGGAACGGGTCGCGATGGCCGTATCACCAAAGCTGATGTCGTCAACCTGAAAAATACGCCTCAGGTTCAGAAAACGGAAAAACCTGCCGCAAAAGAAGAACCGAAAAAAGATTCCCGGCCCATCCCCGCTATGCCAATCGTGGGTAATGGAGGTGGCCGAAATGAGCGCAGAGAAAAAATGTCTTCTCTTCGCCGTAAAATCGCCGAACGCCTCGTTTCCGTCAAAAATGAAACTGCCATGCTCACCACTTTCAATGAAGTGGACCTGTATGAGCTGATGGAAATACGCAAAAAATATAAAGACAAGTTTAAGGAAGTACATGGTGTCGGCCTGGGCTTTATGTCCTTTTTCACCAAAGCCGTAACAATGGCGCTCATGGAGTTCCCTGCCGTAAATGCTCAGATAGACGGCCAGGAACTGGTATTCCACGACTACGCAGATGTGGGAATTGCGGTCAGTACAGAACGTGGACTCGTGGTGCCTATCATTCGCGATGCGCATCTGATGAGCCTTGTGCAAATTGAACAGGCAGTACTTCACTATGCACTGAAAGCCCGTGAGAATAAAATCTCCATTGAGGATATGACGGGTGGAACTTTTACCATTACCAACGGCGGGGTATTTGGCTCGATGCTTTCAACGCCGATCCTGAACCCGCCGCAAGCGGCTATCCTCGGTATGCACAATATTGTGGAAAGACCCGTGGCCATCAATGGCCAGGTGGTGATTCGCCCCATCATGTACGTGGCGCTTTCTTATGATCACCGCCTGATCGACGGAAAAGAAGCGGTAAGCTTCCTCTTCCGTGTCAAAGAAAGACTGGAAGATCCGTCCCGTATGTTGCTGGGTGTCTGA
- a CDS encoding zinc-dependent metalloprotease, giving the protein MHRQYLLILAIILMACGSSKEVVTTPPPETIAAFTGEMKAYPGFFPFFWDEKTGKIWLEIDRFDYEFLYVHSLRAGVGSNDIGLDRGQIGGERIVKFMRSGPKILLVQPNYKYRANSLNPDEKQSVEEAFAKSVLAGFTVEREEKDRVLVDATDFFLKDAHGVAEVLRQTGQGNYQPDLRRSVIYLPNTRNFPQNTEFEAMITFEGMPQGGYIREVTPTAQAVTVQQHHSFVQLPDKAYEPRTYDPRSGYYPVSWFDYATPIDEPLEKLFITRHRLKKKDPAASVSEPEEPIIYYVDRGTPEPVRSALIEGAMWWNQAFEAAGYLNAFRVEVLPVDADPMDVRYNMIQWVHRSTRGWSYGNTVTDPRTGEIIKGHVSLGSLRVRQDYLIAQGLLQPFETGQEPSLGMKQMALARLRQLSAHEVGHTLGLAHNFAASTNRRASVMDYPHPLVKINDLGNMDFTEVYAIGIGAWDKRAILYGYQDIPAGDDEAEFLEHTLDGNQSMGLRYITDQDSRSYGSAHPYSHLWDNGLNAAAELDRVLQVRKLAMSKFGEANIPEGTPMAMLEDVLVPLYFSHRYQTEAAATLVGGMDYAYAIRAEKTPGNQIVSPQDQMAALKALISTLDPSVLAIPENLLTMIPPRPQGYERGREHFHIRTGYTLDPLSAASAAADHTLALLLHPQRAARLVEFHARDSKYPGLSTVIDQVIQATWKNSPDNTYLAEINRVIEKQVLYHLMDLAADTKAVPQVSAIAMLKIAQIEDLINSSLPTVKNEDRLAHYNMSLMEIEQFRHSPEKFQLPKAPELPDGSPIGCGE; this is encoded by the coding sequence ATGCACCGCCAATACTTGCTCATTCTGGCTATTATACTCATGGCCTGCGGCTCATCCAAAGAAGTCGTAACAACTCCACCCCCCGAAACAATAGCCGCTTTTACCGGTGAAATGAAAGCCTACCCTGGTTTTTTTCCGTTTTTCTGGGATGAAAAAACCGGCAAAATATGGCTGGAGATCGATCGGTTTGATTACGAATTTCTTTACGTCCACTCCCTCCGCGCAGGGGTAGGTTCCAATGACATCGGCCTTGACCGCGGGCAGATTGGCGGCGAGAGAATTGTGAAGTTTATGCGCAGCGGCCCCAAAATATTGCTGGTTCAGCCCAACTATAAGTACCGGGCAAACAGTCTGAACCCCGACGAAAAACAGTCGGTAGAGGAAGCATTTGCCAAATCGGTACTTGCAGGATTTACCGTCGAGCGCGAGGAAAAGGACCGCGTGCTGGTAGATGCGACTGATTTTTTTCTAAAGGATGCGCACGGGGTAGCGGAAGTACTCAGACAAACCGGGCAGGGCAATTATCAGCCTGATCTCCGGCGGTCCGTGATTTATTTACCCAACACCCGAAATTTCCCGCAAAACACCGAATTTGAGGCGATGATTACTTTTGAAGGAATGCCTCAGGGGGGGTATATCAGAGAAGTAACCCCAACGGCTCAGGCAGTTACGGTTCAGCAGCATCATTCATTTGTGCAGCTACCCGACAAAGCCTACGAACCCAGGACTTACGATCCCCGCTCAGGTTACTATCCGGTTTCATGGTTTGACTATGCCACACCGATAGATGAGCCGCTGGAAAAATTGTTCATTACCCGGCACAGGCTCAAAAAGAAAGATCCGGCTGCAAGCGTAAGCGAACCTGAGGAGCCTATTATTTATTATGTGGACAGAGGCACGCCGGAACCTGTCAGGTCGGCATTGATTGAGGGAGCCATGTGGTGGAACCAGGCATTCGAAGCTGCAGGTTATCTCAATGCTTTCCGGGTGGAGGTTTTGCCCGTGGATGCTGACCCAATGGATGTGAGGTACAATATGATTCAATGGGTGCACCGCTCCACCCGGGGCTGGTCTTACGGAAATACCGTTACAGATCCCCGCACAGGAGAGATCATCAAAGGCCACGTTTCGCTGGGCTCGTTGCGCGTAAGGCAGGATTACCTCATTGCCCAGGGACTGTTACAACCATTTGAAACCGGTCAGGAACCCTCTTTGGGAATGAAACAAATGGCTTTGGCGAGGCTGAGGCAATTGTCAGCCCATGAAGTAGGGCATACCCTTGGACTTGCCCACAACTTTGCGGCAAGTACAAACCGCCGGGCTTCCGTGATGGATTACCCACACCCGTTGGTGAAAATCAACGATCTTGGCAATATGGATTTTACCGAAGTCTATGCCATCGGCATTGGTGCATGGGACAAACGAGCCATATTGTACGGCTATCAGGACATCCCTGCCGGGGATGATGAAGCAGAATTTTTGGAACACACCCTTGACGGCAACCAGTCGATGGGACTGCGGTATATCACTGATCAGGATTCCCGGTCTTATGGGAGCGCCCATCCCTATTCCCATTTGTGGGATAATGGACTAAATGCAGCCGCAGAACTTGATCGGGTCCTTCAGGTCAGGAAACTGGCTATGAGTAAGTTTGGCGAAGCCAATATCCCAGAGGGGACGCCTATGGCTATGCTGGAAGATGTATTGGTGCCACTGTATTTCTCCCATCGTTATCAGACAGAAGCAGCAGCAACGCTGGTCGGGGGAATGGATTACGCTTATGCAATCAGGGCAGAAAAAACTCCCGGCAACCAAATTGTATCTCCACAGGATCAGATGGCTGCTTTGAAAGCATTAATTTCCACACTCGACCCGTCTGTGCTGGCGATACCAGAAAATTTACTTACCATGATTCCGCCGCGCCCCCAGGGTTATGAGCGGGGAAGGGAACATTTCCACATACGCACAGGCTATACACTCGATCCGCTGAGTGCAGCTTCGGCAGCGGCAGATCATACATTGGCACTATTGCTGCACCCACAACGAGCAGCGCGACTGGTAGAGTTCCACGCCCGGGACAGCAAGTATCCGGGCTTAAGTACCGTGATTGACCAGGTAATTCAGGCAACATGGAAAAATTCGCCTGACAATACCTATCTGGCAGAAATCAACCGGGTAATCGAAAAACAAGTACTTTACCACCTGATGGATCTGGCGGCAGATACAAAGGCGGTGCCACAGGTAAGCGCCATTGCCATGCTGAAAATAGCGCAAATCGAAGACCTGATCAACAGCAGCCTTCCGACGGTCAAAAACGAAGACCGTCTGGCGCATTACAATATGTCTTTGATGGAAATTGAGCAGTTCCGGCACAGCCCGGAGAAGTTTCAGCTGCCGAAAGCGCCGGAACTGCCTGATGGATCACCGATTGGATGTGGAGAGTGA